A genomic window from Salvia miltiorrhiza cultivar Shanhuang (shh) chromosome 5, IMPLAD_Smil_shh, whole genome shotgun sequence includes:
- the LOC130985411 gene encoding GDSL esterase/lipase At5g45920-like, with translation MRPKLYLFGDSITEMSFGDGGWGASLANHFARQADVVLRGYSGYNTRWALKVIQKVFPATGEAPLAVTVFFGANDAALPDRYGGFQHVPLDEYKQNLLAIVAFFKKQWPSTRIILITPPPIDEDARLLNPYANNPSGLPERTNEVAGRYAKHCLDVAAECGLPAIPLYDKMQQRPDWKKALLSDGLHLTQKGNKFVFEEVINLLAEEQVSLETLPADFPLFSEIDPNDPLKLFAN, from the exons ATGAGGCCCAAACTTTATCTGTTCGGCGACTCAATCACTGAGATGTCGTTCGGCGACGGCGGATGGGGTGCTTCTCTCGCAAATCACTTCGCGCGCCAG GCGGATGTGGTGTTGAGAGGGTATAGCGGTTACAACACCAGATGGGCTCTCAAGGTCATCCAGAAAGTCTTTCCGGCGACCGGCGAAGCTCCGCTCGCGGTCACGGTGTTCTTCGGCGCCAATGACGCAGCGCTACCGGACAGATACGGCGGTTTTCAGCACGTGCCGCTTGATGAGTACAAGCAGAATCTTCTCGCCATTGTTGcctttttcaag AAGCAATGGCCATCCACGCGCATCATCCTCATCACACCTCCTCCAATCGATGAAGATGCACGTCTCCT AAATCCTTATGCCAACAACCCTTCCGGGCTTCCCGAGAGGACAAATGAGGTAGCTGGTCGATATGCCAAACACTGCCTCGACGTAGCAGCTGAATGTGGGCTTCCAGCTATCCCTCTCTACGACAAAATGCAGCAACGTCCTGACTGGAAAAAGGCTCTTTTGAg TGATGGCCTGCATCTCACTCAGAAAGGCAATAAGTTTGTATTTGAGGAAGTGATTAATCTACTTGCTGAAGAACAAGTAAGCCTGGAGACGCTGCCAGCAGATTTCCCGCTCTTTTCTGAGATCGACCCGAACGATCCACTCAAGCTGTTTGCGAACTAA
- the LOC130985410 gene encoding GDSL esterase/lipase At5g45920-like: MRPKIYLFGDSITEMSFGDGGWGASLVNHFARQADVVLRGYDGYNTRWALKVIHKVFPAGGDAPLAVTVFFGANDAALPDRYGGFLHVPLDEYKQNLLAIVAFFKKQWPSTRIILITTPPIDEDARLLNPFANNPSGLPERTNEVAGRYAKQCLDVAAECGLPAIPLWQKMQQLPDWKKALLSDGLHLTQQGNKFVFEEVINLLAEEQVSLQTLPADFPLISEIDPNDPLKSFTN; the protein is encoded by the exons ATGAGGCCCAAAATTTATCTGTTCGGCGACTCAATCACTGAGATGTCCTTCGGCGACGGCGGATGGGGTGCTTCTCTCGTAAATCACTTTGCTCGCCAG GCGGATGTGGTGTTGAGAGGCTATGACGGTTACAACACCAGATGGGCTCTCAAGGTCATCCACAAAGTCTTTCCGGCGGGCGGCGACGCTCCGCTCGCCGTCACGGTGTTCTTCGGGGCCAATGACGCAGCGCTACCGGACAGATACGGCGGGTTTCTACACGTGCCGCTTGATGAGTACAAGCAGAATCTTCTCGCCATTGTTGCCTTTTTCaag AAGCAATGGCCGTCCACGCGCATCATCCTCATCACGACTCCTCCAATCGATGAAGATGCACGTCTCCT AAATCCTTTTGCCAACAACCCTTCCGGGCTGCCGGAGAGGACAAATGAGGTTGCTGGTCGATATGCCAAACAGTGCCTCGACGTAGCAGCTGAATGTGGGCTTCCAGCTATCCCTCTCTGGCAAAAAATGCAGCAACTTCCTGACTGGAAAAAGGCTCTTTTGAG TGATGGCCTGCATCTCACTCAGCAAGGCAATAAGTTTGTATTTGAGGAAGTGATTAATCTACTTGCTGAAGAACAAGTAAGTCTCCAGACGCTGCCAGCAGATTTCCCGCTCATATCTGAGATCGACCCTAATGATCCACTCAAGTCGTTCACGAACTAA
- the LOC130985412 gene encoding pentatricopeptide repeat-containing protein At1g28690, mitochondrial, which produces MRHGRFSNISALVQPTTNCPRTELNSVPVFSVASELQNYINSDHPSQGQKIHSRILKIGFIPNVNISIKLLILYIKSSCLLYARQVFDEMPHRTLSAYNYMIAGNIRHGFVEDAFELVRELCLSDEKPDAYTFSMILKGSTSGLSSHAVAREVHAQIVKSYIAGDDVLYTALVDSYVKTESIAYARRVFDLMLDQNVICSTSMITGYMNRGRWEEAEDVFDKTHEKDVVVYNAMIEGYSKSVEMAKKALEMYIEMQRLDFRPTISTYASVIGACSLLSAFEVGQQIQGQLMKTEFLPHIMIGSALIDMYSKCGRTEDARRVFDYMPKRNVFSWTSMIDGYGKNGSPGEALALFSRMINGSRIVPNYVTFLGALSACAHAGLVAKGMEIFKSMEGVYSMRPRMEHYACVVDLLGRAGRLNEALEFIMQMPEKPNSDVWAALLSSCRLHGDVELARAAANELFRVKDKSRAGAYVALSNTLADAGRWEGVSQLRELMKARGVSKGTGFTWIGTDAGLEAFHAGRS; this is translated from the coding sequence ATGAGGCATGGCAGGTTTAGCAATATCAGTGCCCTAGTTCAACCCACAACGAATTGCCCACGAACAGAGCTCAACTCTGTACCAGTATTTTCTGTGGCATCGGAGCTgcaaaattacataaattcCGATCACCCCTCTCAAGGCCAGAAGATCCATTCCCGCATTCTCAAAATCGGGTTCATACCCAATGTCAACATCTCCATCAAACTCCTCATCCTCTACATCAAGTCTTCCTGTTTATTGTACGCGCGCCAGGTGTTCGATGAAATGCCTCATCGAACTTTATCGGCCTACAATTACATGATAGCGGGCAACATAAGACATGGCTTTGTGGAAGATGCATTTGAATTGGTGAGAGAACTCTGTCTTTCAGATGAGAAGCCTGATGCTTATACATTTTCGATGATTTTAAAGGGTTCAACCAGCGGGTTATCTTCGCATGCTGTTGCGAGGGAAGTCCATGCCCAAATCGTGAAATCTTATATAGCTGGTGATGATGTGCTTTACACCGCGTTGGTCGACTCGTATGTGAAGACCGAGAGCATTGCTTACGCAAGGAGAGTGTTCGATTTAATGTTGGATCAGAATGTGATTTGTTCTACGTCGATGATCACCGGTTACATGAACCGAGGCCGTTGGGAGGAAGCAGAGGATGTGTTTGACAAGACTCACGAGAAAGATGTTGTGGTTTACAATGCCATGATTGAAGGATACAGCAAATCGGTTGAAATGGCGAAGAAGGCTTTAGAGATGTATATTGAGATGCAGCGTCTGGATTTTAGGCCTACCATATCTACGTATGCAAGCGTTATCGGCGCTTGTTCTCTCCTGTCCGCGTTTGAAGTCGGCCAGCAGATTCAAGGGCAGCTGATGAAGACTGAGTTTTTGCCTCACATAATGATAGGCAGTGCTCTGATAGACATGTACTCCAAATGTGGTCGGACCGAGGATGCAAGACGCGTTTTTGACTACATGCCTAAAAGGAATGTCTTCTCATGGACTTCAATGATTGATGGATATGGGAAGAATGGAAGCCCAGGAGAAGCTCTCGCACTCTTTAGTAGGATGATCAATGGCAGCCGCATCGTCCCAAATTATGTGACGTTTCTTGGTGCACTGTCTGCTTGTGCCCATGCAGGGCTGGTTGCTAAAGGGATGGAGATCTTTAAGAGCATGGAAGGAGTTTATTCGATGAGGCCAAGAATGGAGCATTATGCTTGTGTGGTTGATCTGTTAGGACGCGCAGGAAGGTTGAACGAGGCGCTTGAGTTTATAATGCAGATGCCCGAAAAGCCCAACTCCGATGTGTGGGCAGCGTTGCTGAGTTCTTGCAGATTGCACGGTGATGTAGAGCTCGCTAGAGCTGCTGCAAATGAGCTTTTCAGAGTGAAAGACAAGAGCAGGGCGGGGGCGTACGTCGCATTATCCAATACACTAGCTGATGCTGGAAGGTGGGAGGGAGTGAGCCAGTTGAGGGAGCTGATGAAGGCTAGAGGAGTATCTAAAGGCACAGGGTTCACTTGGATAGGGACAGATGCAGGTTTGGAAGCTTTCCATGCTGGGAGGTCCTAG